In one window of Mesorhizobium sp. B2-1-1 DNA:
- a CDS encoding DUF6504 family protein, with amino-acid sequence MISHRDSNAQRILALDERAEALHLKPGMGIADARAMHPSIDIMEADAEADRRLLEGLADWCDRYTPLVALDGTDGLFLDVTGCTHLFGGERAMLDEILSRFFHQGFDVRAGLAATPGAAWAAARFCGDRIVAGGEEEALLAPLPLAALRIAPETRASLESVGLRTAGAVMAAPRAPLARRFGASLLLRLDQALGRLDEAVSPRLPVAPLSVERHLAEPVTLTEDIERLVGMLATTLKIDLERRGEGARSLALLLFRVDGAVSRIALGTSRPMREPRLIQKLFHERLAALEQHIDAGYGFDLVRLSVLAAAAFDMPQADLTGKTTDDGADIALFADRIRARLGEGAVLKPVVVESHLPERAVATIPFTETPRRITPPKKPDRMQAPMTIFPPERPIRLFRSPEPIEVPATEMPEGPPLNFRWRRALYRVARAEGPERIAPEWWREFSSDEAASTRDYFRIEDADGRRYWLYRQGLYGGSEIPPRWFLHGVFA; translated from the coding sequence GTGATCAGCCATCGCGACAGCAACGCGCAGCGCATCTTAGCCCTCGACGAGCGGGCTGAGGCGCTGCATCTGAAGCCCGGCATGGGCATCGCCGATGCGCGCGCCATGCATCCGTCGATCGACATAATGGAGGCCGATGCCGAAGCCGACCGGCGCCTGCTCGAAGGCCTTGCGGACTGGTGCGACCGCTATACCCCGCTGGTGGCGCTCGACGGGACCGACGGCCTGTTCCTCGACGTCACCGGCTGCACCCATCTTTTCGGCGGCGAACGCGCCATGCTGGACGAGATCCTGTCGCGCTTCTTCCATCAGGGCTTCGACGTCCGTGCCGGCCTTGCCGCGACACCCGGCGCCGCCTGGGCGGCGGCGCGGTTCTGCGGCGACCGCATCGTTGCCGGCGGCGAGGAGGAAGCGCTCCTGGCGCCCTTGCCGCTGGCGGCGCTACGCATCGCGCCGGAAACCCGCGCCAGCCTGGAAAGTGTTGGCCTGCGCACGGCGGGCGCGGTGATGGCCGCGCCGCGCGCGCCGCTCGCCCGCCGCTTCGGTGCCTCCCTGCTCTTGCGCCTCGACCAGGCGCTCGGCCGTCTCGACGAGGCGGTGTCGCCGCGCCTGCCCGTCGCGCCGCTTTCGGTCGAACGCCATTTGGCCGAGCCCGTCACGCTGACAGAGGACATAGAACGGCTGGTGGGCATGCTGGCGACGACCCTGAAGATCGACCTCGAGCGGCGCGGCGAAGGCGCGAGAAGCCTGGCGCTGCTCTTGTTCCGCGTCGACGGCGCCGTCAGCCGCATCGCGCTCGGCACGTCGCGACCGATGCGCGAACCCCGGCTGATCCAGAAATTGTTCCATGAGCGGCTGGCCGCCCTCGAGCAGCATATCGATGCCGGCTATGGCTTCGACCTGGTGCGGCTTTCGGTGCTGGCGGCGGCGGCCTTCGACATGCCGCAGGCCGACCTGACAGGCAAAACGACCGACGACGGCGCCGATATCGCGCTGTTCGCCGACCGCATCCGCGCCCGGCTCGGCGAGGGCGCGGTTCTCAAGCCGGTCGTCGTGGAAAGCCATCTGCCCGAGCGTGCCGTCGCCACCATCCCCTTCACGGAAACCCCGCGCCGCATCACGCCGCCGAAGAAACCGGACAGGATGCAGGCGCCGATGACCATCTTCCCGCCGGAGCGGCCGATCCGGCTTTTCCGCTCGCCCGAGCCGATTGAGGTGCCGGCCACCGAAATGCCCGAGGGACCGCCGCTGAATTTCCGCTGGCGGCGTGCGCTCTACAGGGTCGCCCGCGCCGAAGGCCCTGAACGCATCGCGCCGGAATGGTGGCGTGAATTTTCGAGCGACGAAGCGGCGTCGACACGCGACTATTTCCGCATCGAGGATGCCGACGGCCGCCGCTACTGGCTCTACCGGCAAGGTCTCTATGGCGGCTCTGAAATCCCGCCGCGCTGGTTCCTGCACGGGGTCTTCGCATGA
- a CDS encoding TetR/AcrR family transcriptional regulator: MAKAKAPHRTGYHHGNLREVLIDAAVQLVEEGGPDNVSVREAAKRAGVSPGAPFRHFSNKTALMTAVAEQAMSRFRSEITNAVEKVATDDPIERFAAVGIAYLRWAIRNPTHFQIISTRNLIDWDASESLRHDNEAVRSLMEASMAEAQRRNMLRSDDMAETQIAARALVYGLARMYIDGHFAQWAVAGHTGEQTVQNVLKHFITLIVK, encoded by the coding sequence ATGGCAAAAGCCAAGGCGCCTCATCGCACTGGTTACCACCATGGCAATTTGCGGGAGGTCCTGATCGATGCCGCGGTTCAACTGGTCGAGGAAGGCGGCCCCGACAATGTGAGCGTGCGCGAAGCCGCAAAACGTGCCGGGGTTTCCCCCGGCGCGCCATTCCGTCACTTCAGCAACAAGACCGCGTTGATGACGGCTGTCGCGGAGCAGGCAATGAGCCGATTCCGCTCGGAGATCACGAATGCGGTCGAGAAGGTTGCGACGGACGATCCGATCGAACGCTTTGCCGCTGTTGGAATCGCCTATTTGCGCTGGGCAATTCGAAACCCCACCCACTTCCAGATCATCTCGACACGCAATCTTATTGATTGGGATGCTTCGGAGTCGCTGCGTCACGATAATGAAGCGGTGCGTTCGCTGATGGAAGCGTCAATGGCAGAAGCACAGCGGCGAAACATGCTCCGGTCGGACGACATGGCAGAGACCCAGATAGCCGCGAGGGCGCTCGTCTACGGGCTCGCACGCATGTACATTGATGGACATTTTGCGCAATGGGCAGTGGCAGGACATACCGGGGAGCAGACTGTGCAGAACGTATTAAAACATTTCATCACACTCATTGTGAAATGA
- a CDS encoding error-prone DNA polymerase, with the protein MNALTAIPYAEFGIQSNFSFLRGASKPEELVVAAKLMGFSAIGLADRNTVAGVVRAWQQAKVETLAYHPGSRLVFCDGTPDILAYPRNRKGWGHLCRMLTQANLREENEKGATLLRRDDLLEWGDLMSLSVLPDLAAEAEGTLALLGELKDRFGKNLRLGVSPDYAGNDRFRIEQAAAMAELAGLPLMATNDVLYHTAERRPLQDVLTAIRLNIPVSEVGLELTANAERHLKPPLEMARLFRRHPEALAETLRFAQELTFSLSDLQYNYPDEPTQSGLGPQAELERLAREGAARRYPSGVPQSVTRRIEEELALIERLNYARYFLTVHDIVKFARSQDILCQGRGSAANSVVCFCLGITEVGPERIDTLFERFISEERNEPPDIDVDFEHEKRETVIQYIYEKYSSKRTALAAAVISYRGRSALREVSKAMGLSEDVRASLSGSIWGWSTSELGEKEARAGGLDRADPISRHVMERANEIMGFPRHLSQHVGGFVITRDRLDEIVPIVKTAMEERKMVEWDKDDLDAVKILKVDVLALGMLTCLKRAFTLLTDHYPQARDPYGQPYVLATLPEEAKPVYKMIGRADTIGVFQIESRAQMSMLPRLKPKEFYDLVIEVAIVRPGPIQGDMVHPYLRRRQGKEQPEYQKPELEAILRKTLGVPLFQEQAMNIAIVAGGFKPGEADELRRAMATFKRTGTIGNYRRRMIDGMVGKGYTRDFAERCFKQIEGFGEYGFPESHAASFALLVYASCWFKTFYPDVFCAAILNSQPMGFYQPAQLVRDARDHGVDIREVDVNFSVWDCTLEKATFDPARILPRHADMRGVIATSHALRLGFRQIKGFSKERMDAFVERRGSGYASVRDVWLRSGLDVAEIERLAQADAFRSLGLDRRAALWAVRALDGKSAAEKLPLFDRPALRLRELEPETKLPKMPLGEHVIHDYRSLGLSLKAHPVAFLRERLDRAGVTPNARLCSVRDGRRVSVAGLVLVRQRPGKGNAVFLTLEDDEAVANVIFWQRTFDRFRPIVMGARFVKVTGKLQSESDVVHIVAEKIEDLTPWLTVLLEEAAPAVPAGQDIARLSDKAEKVMPRGRNFQ; encoded by the coding sequence ATGAACGCGCTGACCGCCATTCCCTATGCGGAATTCGGCATCCAGTCGAATTTCTCGTTCCTGCGCGGCGCCTCCAAGCCGGAGGAGCTGGTGGTCGCGGCCAAGCTCATGGGGTTCTCCGCGATCGGGCTCGCCGACCGCAACACGGTGGCGGGCGTGGTGCGCGCCTGGCAGCAGGCCAAGGTCGAGACGCTTGCCTACCACCCCGGCAGCCGGCTGGTTTTTTGCGACGGCACGCCTGATATTCTCGCCTATCCGCGGAACCGCAAGGGCTGGGGACATCTGTGCCGCATGCTCACGCAAGCCAATCTGCGCGAGGAGAACGAAAAGGGCGCGACCCTTCTGCGGCGCGACGACCTTCTCGAATGGGGGGATCTGATGTCGCTGTCGGTCCTGCCCGACCTGGCGGCGGAGGCCGAGGGCACACTAGCCCTGCTTGGCGAGCTCAAGGACCGTTTCGGTAAAAACCTGCGGCTTGGCGTTTCGCCCGATTATGCGGGAAACGACCGCTTCAGGATCGAGCAGGCGGCGGCGATGGCGGAGCTGGCCGGCCTGCCCTTGATGGCGACCAACGACGTCCTCTACCACACGGCCGAACGCCGCCCGCTGCAGGACGTGCTGACCGCGATCCGTCTCAACATTCCCGTTTCGGAGGTCGGGCTGGAACTCACGGCGAATGCCGAGCGCCATCTGAAACCGCCGCTGGAGATGGCGCGCCTGTTCCGCAGGCACCCGGAGGCACTGGCCGAAACGCTGCGCTTCGCGCAGGAGCTGACCTTCTCGCTCAGCGACCTTCAGTACAATTACCCCGACGAGCCGACGCAATCAGGGCTCGGCCCGCAGGCGGAGCTGGAAAGGTTGGCGCGGGAGGGGGCGGCCAGGCGCTATCCCTCGGGCGTGCCGCAATCGGTGACGAGGCGCATCGAGGAAGAGCTCGCCCTTATTGAGCGCCTGAACTATGCCCGTTATTTCCTGACCGTCCACGACATCGTCAAATTCGCCCGCAGCCAGGATATTCTCTGCCAGGGGCGCGGTTCGGCCGCCAATTCGGTCGTCTGCTTCTGCCTCGGCATCACCGAGGTCGGGCCGGAGCGAATCGACACGCTGTTCGAACGCTTCATTTCCGAGGAGAGGAACGAACCGCCCGACATCGACGTCGATTTCGAGCATGAGAAGCGCGAGACGGTCATCCAATATATCTACGAGAAATACAGTTCCAAGCGCACCGCGCTGGCCGCCGCCGTCATCAGCTATCGCGGCCGCTCGGCGCTGCGCGAAGTGTCGAAGGCGATGGGCCTGTCCGAGGATGTCAGGGCATCGCTCTCCGGCTCGATCTGGGGCTGGTCGACCTCGGAGCTCGGCGAGAAGGAAGCCCGGGCCGGCGGCCTCGATCGCGCCGACCCCATATCGCGGCACGTGATGGAGCGTGCCAACGAGATCATGGGCTTTCCCCGTCACCTCTCCCAGCATGTCGGCGGCTTCGTCATCACCAGGGACCGGCTCGACGAGATCGTGCCCATCGTCAAGACGGCGATGGAGGAACGCAAGATGGTCGAATGGGACAAGGACGATCTCGACGCGGTCAAGATCCTCAAGGTCGACGTGCTGGCGCTCGGCATGCTGACTTGTCTCAAACGCGCCTTCACTCTGCTGACGGACCATTATCCGCAGGCGCGAGACCCTTACGGGCAGCCCTATGTCCTTGCCACCCTGCCGGAAGAGGCGAAGCCGGTCTATAAGATGATCGGTCGCGCCGACACGATCGGCGTCTTCCAGATCGAATCGCGCGCGCAGATGTCGATGCTGCCGCGTCTCAAGCCAAAAGAATTCTATGACCTTGTCATCGAGGTGGCGATCGTGCGGCCCGGCCCGATCCAGGGCGACATGGTCCACCCCTATCTGCGCCGCCGGCAAGGCAAGGAGCAGCCCGAGTATCAGAAACCGGAGCTGGAGGCGATCCTCCGCAAGACGCTGGGCGTTCCTCTGTTCCAGGAACAGGCGATGAACATCGCCATCGTGGCCGGCGGCTTCAAGCCGGGCGAGGCCGACGAGTTGCGCCGCGCCATGGCCACCTTCAAGCGCACCGGCACGATCGGCAATTACCGCCGGCGCATGATCGACGGCATGGTCGGCAAGGGCTACACCCGGGATTTCGCCGAACGCTGTTTCAAGCAGATCGAGGGTTTTGGCGAATACGGCTTTCCCGAAAGCCATGCCGCCTCCTTCGCGCTGCTGGTCTATGCCTCCTGCTGGTTCAAGACCTTCTATCCCGACGTGTTCTGCGCCGCGATCCTGAATTCACAGCCCATGGGGTTTTACCAGCCGGCCCAGCTTGTTCGTGATGCGCGCGACCATGGCGTCGACATCCGCGAGGTCGACGTCAATTTCTCCGTCTGGGACTGCACCTTGGAAAAGGCGACTTTCGACCCGGCCCGCATCCTGCCGCGCCATGCCGACATGCGCGGTGTCATCGCGACCAGCCATGCGCTGCGGCTCGGTTTCCGGCAGATCAAGGGATTTTCCAAGGAGCGCATGGACGCCTTCGTCGAGCGGCGCGGTTCAGGCTACGCATCCGTGCGGGATGTCTGGCTGCGCTCCGGCCTCGATGTCGCCGAGATCGAAAGACTGGCGCAGGCCGATGCCTTCCGCTCGCTCGGCCTCGACCGCCGCGCCGCGCTTTGGGCGGTGCGCGCCCTCGACGGCAAGAGTGCCGCCGAAAAGCTGCCGCTTTTCGACCGGCCGGCGCTGCGGCTACGCGAGCTGGAGCCGGAGACGAAGCTGCCGAAAATGCCGCTCGGCGAGCATGTCATCCACGATTACCGCTCGCTTGGCCTGTCCTTGAAGGCGCACCCGGTCGCCTTCCTGCGCGAACGGCTCGACCGGGCCGGCGTGACGCCCAATGCCAGGCTGTGCTCGGTGCGGGACGGACGGCGCGTCTCGGTCGCCGGGCTCGTTCTGGTGCGGCAGCGCCCCGGCAAGGGCAATGCGGTCTTCCTGACGCTGGAGGATGACGAGGCCGTTGCCAACGTCATCTTCTGGCAGCGGACCTTCGACCGCTTCCGGCCCATCGTCATGGGCGCGCGCTTCGTCAAGGTCACCGGCAAATTGCAGTCGGAATCGGATGTCGTCCACATCGTCGCCGAGAAGATCGAGGATCTGACGCCCTGGCTGACGGTGCTGCTGGAAGAGGCAGCGCCAGCCGTGCCGGCCGGGCAGGACATCGCAAGGCTGTCGGACAAGGCGGAAAAGGTCATGCCCAGGGGGCGCAATTTTCAGTAG
- the trxA gene encoding thioredoxin, which translates to MSDNNPFGGSFGNSGGQYATTVQYGGGAEPQKPAAGAAPAGDVIKDTTTAAFAADVIQESRRQPVLVDFWAPWCGPCKQLTPQLEKAVRAAGGKVKLVKMNIDDHPSIAGQLGIQSIPAVIAFKDGQPVDGFMGAIPESQITQFIDKVGGKGNGAADVTEALAAAAEARAAGDVQTAADIYDAVLEQAPETIEAIAGLGELLFEAGDTEGAEAMLARAPQAKADAPPLAALRARMTLAAQASELGNPAEFERRLAENPGDHQARFDLAMVQNARGERDAAADNLLAIIKADRGWNEDGAKAQLLRFFEAWGMTDEATLAARRKLSSLLFS; encoded by the coding sequence ATGAGTGACAACAATCCGTTTGGCGGCTCCTTTGGCAACAGCGGCGGCCAGTATGCCACGACGGTGCAGTATGGCGGCGGCGCGGAACCGCAGAAACCTGCGGCCGGCGCCGCCCCCGCCGGCGACGTCATCAAGGATACGACCACCGCGGCCTTTGCCGCCGATGTCATCCAGGAATCGCGCCGCCAGCCGGTGCTGGTGGATTTCTGGGCGCCGTGGTGCGGGCCGTGCAAGCAGCTGACGCCGCAACTGGAAAAGGCGGTCCGCGCCGCCGGCGGCAAGGTCAAGCTGGTCAAGATGAACATCGACGACCATCCCTCGATCGCCGGCCAGCTCGGCATCCAGTCCATTCCCGCGGTCATCGCCTTCAAGGACGGCCAGCCGGTCGATGGCTTCATGGGCGCCATCCCCGAGAGCCAGATCACCCAGTTCATCGACAAGGTCGGCGGCAAGGGCAATGGTGCGGCTGATGTAACCGAGGCGCTGGCGGCGGCGGCCGAGGCGCGCGCTGCCGGCGACGTGCAGACGGCGGCCGACATCTATGACGCCGTGCTCGAGCAGGCGCCGGAGACGATCGAGGCGATAGCGGGGCTAGGCGAATTGCTGTTCGAGGCCGGTGATACCGAAGGCGCCGAGGCGATGCTGGCGCGGGCGCCGCAGGCCAAGGCCGATGCGCCGCCGCTGGCCGCGCTGCGCGCCAGGATGACCTTGGCCGCGCAAGCGTCCGAACTCGGCAACCCGGCGGAGTTCGAGCGCCGGCTGGCTGAGAATCCCGGCGACCATCAGGCCCGCTTCGATCTGGCCATGGTCCAGAACGCCAGGGGCGAGCGCGATGCGGCCGCCGACAATCTCCTGGCCATCATCAAGGCTGACCGCGGCTGGAACGAGGACGGCGCCAAGGCGCAATTGCTGCGCTTCTTCGAGGCCTGGGGCATGACCGACGAGGCGACGCTTGCCGCGCGGCGCAAATTGTCGTCGCTGCTGTTTTCCTGA
- a CDS encoding DUF1737 domain-containing protein — MKLYRFLTAPDDASFCHKVTAALNKGWHLFGSPTYAYDKKTKTMRCGQAVVKDVEGQEYGPDTKLSDW, encoded by the coding sequence ATGAAACTCTACCGCTTTCTCACCGCTCCGGACGACGCCAGCTTCTGTCACAAGGTGACGGCGGCGCTGAACAAGGGCTGGCACCTGTTCGGCTCCCCCACCTACGCCTACGACAAGAAGACCAAGACCATGCGCTGCGGCCAGGCCGTGGTGAAGGATGTCGAGGGCCAGGAATACGGGCCGGACACCAAGCTCAGCGACTGGTAG
- a CDS encoding LON peptidase substrate-binding domain-containing protein produces the protein MQAGNAHYRLARDLPSTIPVFPLEGALLLPGGRMPLNIFEPRYLQMVDEAIAGSRLIGVIQPSLDGALRDDGEPELCNVGCAGRIIALSETGDGRYLISLQGVCRFRVTHELTVKTPFRQGKIAPFLADLDDDQAAAEVDRPALLRAFRSYLQANDLEADWESVSRAENAMLVNALSMMAPYGPAEKQALLEAADLKTRAETLIAITEMALARENEDFGSSLQ, from the coding sequence GTGCAAGCGGGAAACGCTCACTACCGGCTCGCCAGGGATCTGCCGTCGACCATCCCGGTCTTTCCGCTCGAGGGCGCGCTTCTGCTGCCGGGCGGCCGCATGCCGCTCAACATCTTCGAGCCGCGCTACCTGCAGATGGTCGACGAGGCGATCGCCGGCTCACGGCTGATCGGCGTCATCCAGCCCAGCCTCGACGGCGCCTTGCGCGACGATGGCGAGCCGGAACTCTGCAATGTCGGCTGCGCCGGCCGCATCATAGCGCTTTCCGAGACCGGCGACGGCCGCTACCTGATTTCGCTGCAGGGTGTGTGCCGGTTCCGTGTCACCCATGAGCTGACGGTCAAGACGCCGTTCCGCCAAGGCAAGATCGCCCCCTTTCTCGCCGATCTCGACGACGACCAGGCGGCCGCCGAGGTCGACCGGCCGGCGCTGCTGCGGGCGTTCCGCTCCTATCTGCAGGCCAACGACCTGGAGGCCGACTGGGAAAGCGTCAGCCGGGCCGAAAACGCCATGCTGGTCAACGCGCTGTCGATGATGGCGCCCTATGGACCGGCCGAGAAGCAGGCGCTGCTCGAAGCGGCCGATCTCAAGACCCGCGCCGAAACGCTGATCGCCATCACCGAAATGGCGCTGGCGCGCGAGAACGAGGATTTTGGCTCGAGCCTGCAGTAG
- a CDS encoding metallopeptidase family protein yields MARIYKTRIWHDQLSPSMDEIEFLALEAYAHLPEDFRKLTGEIVIQIAEFPTDEIMDDLSLETPFDLLGLFEGRGIAERWNPQTGEGPNRITLYRRAILDYWAENEETLGDIVTHVLIHEIGHHFGLSDDDMEKIEEAAE; encoded by the coding sequence ATGGCCCGCATCTACAAGACCCGCATTTGGCACGACCAGCTTTCGCCGTCGATGGACGAGATCGAGTTCCTGGCGCTGGAGGCCTACGCCCATCTGCCCGAGGATTTTCGCAAGCTGACCGGCGAGATCGTCATCCAGATCGCCGAGTTCCCGACCGACGAGATCATGGACGACCTGTCGCTGGAAACGCCCTTCGACCTGCTCGGCCTATTCGAGGGACGCGGCATTGCCGAGCGCTGGAACCCGCAGACCGGCGAAGGCCCGAACCGCATCACGCTCTATCGCCGCGCCATCCTCGACTACTGGGCCGAGAACGAGGAGACTTTGGGCGACATCGTCACCCATGTGCTGATCCACGAGATCGGCCACCATTTCGGCCTGTCGGACGACGATATGGAGAAGATCGAAGAGGCAGCCGAGTGA
- a CDS encoding ImuA family protein: MAMSAVARETVFALRRQIAKIEGTLPERLQAPAGAVSDAGMAAADRTVVRRGIAVARPDAFLRTGIGRLDAALGGDWGGDLGGGLPKAALSEIHGVETRDAGAVAGFALSLASLILKPSLILKQGPRLPVLWIGTQEVFREAGFPYARGLHAAFGIEPEQLLFSEAPRLADALWVAEEAARMTALAAVILEVRGNPQRLDLTATRRLHARAQSAGRPVFLLRQAAEPEPTAAPVRLIVSPAPAGPRDTVAGPLAGSIGRPAFTISIGKSRTALPGQFILEWNPDERIFDERRIGEERAKNPVPVVSLSRGRTDPAAAPGAVLAFPAIGSPAAGDQPSRQQRAAHLSPRRAG, translated from the coding sequence ATGGCGATGAGCGCCGTGGCGCGGGAGACTGTTTTTGCCCTGCGCCGCCAGATCGCGAAGATCGAAGGAACGCTGCCCGAGCGCCTGCAGGCGCCGGCCGGCGCGGTTTCCGACGCCGGCATGGCCGCCGCGGACCGCACCGTGGTCCGGCGCGGCATCGCCGTGGCCAGGCCGGATGCTTTCCTGCGCACCGGCATCGGCCGGCTCGATGCCGCCCTCGGTGGCGATTGGGGCGGCGATTTGGGCGGCGGCCTGCCGAAAGCGGCCTTGAGCGAAATCCATGGCGTCGAGACCCGCGATGCCGGAGCGGTCGCCGGCTTCGCCCTGTCGCTCGCCAGCCTGATCCTCAAGCCCAGCCTGATCCTCAAGCAAGGGCCGCGATTGCCGGTGCTGTGGATCGGCACCCAGGAGGTTTTTCGCGAGGCGGGCTTTCCCTATGCCCGGGGCCTTCACGCCGCCTTCGGCATCGAGCCGGAGCAATTGCTGTTTTCCGAGGCGCCAAGGCTCGCCGATGCGCTGTGGGTCGCCGAGGAGGCGGCCCGCATGACGGCGCTCGCCGCCGTCATCCTTGAAGTCCGCGGCAATCCGCAGCGGCTGGACCTGACCGCGACGCGCCGGCTGCACGCCCGCGCGCAGAGCGCCGGCCGGCCGGTCTTCCTGCTGCGGCAGGCGGCCGAACCCGAACCGACGGCGGCGCCCGTCCGCCTCATCGTCTCGCCGGCGCCGGCAGGGCCGCGCGACACGGTCGCCGGGCCGCTTGCCGGCTCGATCGGCCGCCCCGCCTTCACCATCAGCATCGGCAAGAGCCGCACGGCCCTGCCAGGACAATTCATATTGGAGTGGAACCCCGATGAACGCATATTCGATGAAAGACGGATTGGGGAAGAACGAGCAAAGAATCCTGTCCCTGTGGTTTCCCTATCTCGCGGCCGAACGGATCCTGCGGCAGCGCCTGGGGCGGTCCTGGCGTTCCCGGCCATCGGATCACCGGCCGCTGGTGATCAGCCATCGCGACAGCAACGCGCAGCGCATCTTAGCCCTCGACGAGCGGGCTGA
- a CDS encoding Trm112 family protein: MAADGRDGKRANVDPRMLELLACPLTKGPLAWDPERGELISRVAKLAYPVRDGIPIMLPSEARSISAEDVLPPRLGGPAGST; the protein is encoded by the coding sequence ATGGCGGCGGATGGGCGTGACGGAAAGAGAGCGAATGTCGACCCCAGGATGCTGGAGCTGCTGGCTTGCCCGCTGACCAAGGGCCCGCTGGCCTGGGATCCCGAGCGCGGCGAACTGATCTCGCGGGTCGCCAAGCTCGCCTATCCCGTGCGCGACGGCATCCCGATCATGCTGCCTTCGGAGGCACGGAGCATCTCGGCGGAAGACGTGCTGCCGCCACGGCTGGGCGGGCCGGCCGGCTCGACGTGA